Proteins found in one archaeon genomic segment:
- a CDS encoding stage II sporulation protein M: MKFCTQCGVEVEEGQPFCRNCGHDLLAREAPRSLEAVADRPFSMRGLGTNSEVFLSEEGLLKVRIRSEYFVAFIGLASLLVLVPLYYVFQTPSWGVYYTAWFVLAAPAYEEFKWRGMERLGKLPIEELARRRGSVFVAWAEVDKARLRGRTVFVTSRRLRQRLSATFDEADVQLINQGLASRLGGKLRVDSPRRALAIFSNFPALVGVLFAANVAVLFLAAGLPFFAGEEQAYTATLGTISQTASLPLIQEFQAIFLNNTKVVLISGIPGLGLFSLLFSSYNTGRILQVIAIQGHITGWAATLFLFLFPHTWVEELCYPIATAAGLYYVSNRNPLPIAALGTRLARRSVRMSFAMLGAVFLLVVAGVLEVIEPPLGLGALVLWLPVGVGAFFFVQRVLPWLRRATAYKAPA, encoded by the coding sequence ATGAAGTTCTGCACCCAGTGCGGCGTCGAGGTGGAGGAGGGGCAGCCCTTCTGCAGGAACTGCGGTCACGACCTGCTCGCAAGGGAGGCTCCCCGTTCCTTGGAAGCCGTGGCGGACAGACCATTTTCGATGAGAGGGTTGGGGACCAACAGCGAGGTCTTCCTGTCGGAGGAGGGGCTCCTCAAGGTCAGGATCAGGTCCGAATACTTCGTGGCTTTCATCGGCCTTGCGTCCCTGCTGGTGCTCGTCCCGCTCTACTACGTGTTCCAGACACCTTCGTGGGGAGTCTACTACACAGCCTGGTTCGTGCTCGCGGCTCCGGCCTATGAGGAGTTCAAGTGGCGTGGCATGGAGAGACTCGGGAAGCTGCCAATCGAAGAGCTGGCCAGGCGCAGAGGGTCGGTCTTCGTGGCCTGGGCGGAGGTCGACAAGGCGAGGCTGCGCGGTCGCACGGTCTTCGTCACCAGCAGGCGGCTCCGTCAGAGGCTCTCGGCGACTTTCGACGAGGCCGACGTCCAGTTGATCAACCAAGGCCTGGCCTCGAGGTTGGGCGGGAAGCTCAGGGTCGATTCCCCGAGGAGGGCCCTTGCGATCTTCTCCAACTTCCCGGCGCTCGTCGGAGTCCTGTTCGCGGCCAACGTCGCCGTGCTCTTCCTCGCGGCAGGGCTCCCGTTCTTCGCTGGAGAGGAGCAGGCCTACACCGCGACGCTGGGCACGATCAGCCAGACCGCCTCGCTCCCTCTCATTCAGGAGTTCCAGGCGATCTTCCTGAACAACACTAAGGTGGTCTTGATCAGCGGGATACCAGGCCTCGGCCTGTTCTCGCTCCTCTTTTCATCCTACAACACCGGGAGGATTCTGCAGGTCATCGCCATTCAGGGGCACATCACCGGCTGGGCCGCCACCCTGTTCCTCTTCCTCTTCCCCCACACCTGGGTCGAAGAGCTCTGCTACCCCATCGCGACCGCGGCAGGGCTGTACTACGTGTCAAACCGCAACCCGCTCCCGATTGCCGCCCTGGGGACGAGGCTCGCGAGGCGCTCGGTCAGGATGTCCTTCGCGATGCTCGGCGCGGTCTTCCTGCTTGTCGTAGCCGGAGTCCTGGAGGTGATCGAGCCGCCGTTAGGGCTCGGGGCGCTGGTGCTCTGGTTGCCCGTGGGCGTGGGAGCCTTCTTCTTCGTGCAGAGGGTCCTTCCTTGGCTCCGGAGGGCGACGGCATACAAGGCCCCGGCCTAA
- a CDS encoding Lrp/AsnC family transcriptional regulator — protein MEGPKTVQRFQKDSGDVEARIIEAIQKVGPKNVSLLSRLTGVHAETVRYKLNKRFKRLGFRVHAEADYRRLGLVPHWGELRPSPRLSVPPRSLFLALNQHAYLAYYGKLLPQGTFACLFLVPEERAREHREFLSYLRARGLLQSYALTEAIDLRHPTMNPRYFNFQANRWDIDWSQLSQSKRAVGERTKKTRPAHLDYNDLLLLKELQIDALQHIASIAKKVGVHQKTLEYHYRVHVQKAGMVSGYLIRWQRDIERSVSHSALLARVTFRELGRELGRARDAVGRIPFLWEENTMSDGSYVATLCIPVQEANSTFDYLNSQIPDLYGRVELSFVKKTEASAFTIPHHMFDGVWKYDLEKMKRPFMKF, from the coding sequence CGAAGCGATACAGAAGGTGGGGCCGAAGAATGTGTCGCTGCTTTCGAGGCTGACGGGCGTCCACGCCGAGACGGTGCGCTACAAGCTCAACAAGAGGTTCAAGAGGCTTGGGTTCCGCGTCCACGCTGAAGCCGACTACAGAAGGCTGGGCCTCGTGCCACACTGGGGAGAGCTCCGACCATCCCCGAGGCTTTCGGTGCCTCCAAGATCCCTCTTCCTGGCGCTGAACCAGCACGCATACCTCGCCTACTATGGCAAGCTGCTTCCCCAGGGCACATTCGCTTGCCTATTCTTGGTCCCCGAGGAGAGGGCGAGGGAGCACCGAGAATTCCTCTCCTACCTCAGGGCCCGGGGTCTCCTCCAGAGCTACGCCCTGACAGAAGCGATCGACTTGAGGCATCCGACCATGAATCCCCGCTACTTCAACTTCCAAGCCAACAGGTGGGACATCGACTGGAGTCAGCTGAGCCAGTCTAAACGCGCCGTCGGCGAGCGGACCAAGAAGACGAGGCCTGCGCACCTCGACTACAACGACCTGCTCCTCTTGAAGGAGTTGCAGATTGACGCGCTCCAGCACATCGCCTCCATAGCAAAGAAAGTTGGGGTTCACCAGAAGACGCTGGAGTACCACTACAGGGTCCATGTGCAGAAGGCCGGGATGGTCTCGGGATACCTCATCAGGTGGCAGCGCGACATCGAGAGGTCGGTGTCCCACAGCGCCCTTCTTGCCAGGGTCACCTTCAGGGAACTCGGAAGAGAGCTCGGGAGGGCCAGGGACGCAGTCGGGAGGATTCCATTCCTTTGGGAAGAGAACACGATGTCTGACGGTTCCTATGTGGCCACCCTCTGCATCCCGGTCCAGGAGGCGAACTCGACTTTTGACTATCTAAACAGCCAGATCCCCGACCTGTATGGCAGGGTGGAGCTCTCCTTCGTCAAGAAGACCGAGGCGAGCGCCTTCACCATTCCTCACCACATGTTCGACGGCGTCTGGAAGTACGACCTAGAGAAGATGAAACGGCCGTTCATGAAGTTCTAA
- a CDS encoding class I SAM-dependent methyltransferase codes for MTPEEAACLSNCELFSKSAEYFEANIVPLWQVLYDTMSGRAGATPGSRVLDVGTGTGEIALRMSRAVGDSGSVLGVDTVEQMLAIAMRKGKAAGSSNLTFEGMSAEKLSLADDSFDLVVGNYSLCCFMDYAAALKECLRVLKPGGRITYSHSGLGDPKEVETTSEIFEKYKTKAPTERLAKIREADLLQNEAVEKYRDPEVALALMRRLGYADSKASQEDRVVRYRDALAYVERELAFDWRDEAAEMSAQEIQSFRKEALAALGGSPGHELVIKDHTVFFTGRKA; via the coding sequence ATGACCCCAGAGGAAGCCGCGTGCCTCTCCAACTGCGAGCTCTTCAGCAAGTCAGCCGAATACTTCGAGGCGAACATTGTCCCGCTCTGGCAGGTCCTCTACGACACGATGTCAGGAAGGGCAGGCGCCACGCCTGGTTCGAGAGTCCTCGACGTGGGGACCGGCACCGGCGAGATTGCGCTCAGGATGAGCAGGGCAGTCGGGGATAGTGGCAGCGTGTTGGGCGTGGACACCGTGGAGCAGATGCTTGCAATCGCCATGAGAAAGGGAAAGGCGGCCGGCTCATCAAACCTAACGTTCGAGGGGATGAGCGCTGAGAAGCTGAGCCTGGCCGACGACTCCTTCGACCTTGTCGTGGGCAACTATTCGCTCTGCTGCTTCATGGACTACGCGGCCGCCCTGAAGGAGTGCCTGAGGGTCCTGAAGCCCGGCGGCCGCATCACTTACAGCCACAGCGGGCTCGGCGACCCGAAGGAGGTCGAGACGACTTCGGAGATCTTCGAGAAGTACAAGACCAAGGCCCCGACAGAGAGGCTCGCAAAGATCCGCGAGGCAGACCTGCTTCAGAACGAAGCCGTTGAAAAGTACAGGGACCCGGAAGTGGCCCTCGCGCTCATGAGGCGGCTCGGCTACGCCGACTCCAAGGCCTCGCAGGAAGACCGGGTGGTGAGATACAGGGACGCCCTGGCGTACGTCGAGAGGGAGCTGGCCTTCGACTGGCGCGACGAAGCTGCGGAGATGTCGGCGCAAGAAATTCAGAGCTTCAGGAAGGAGGCCCTGGCGGCACTGGGGGGTTCCCCCGGGCACGAGCTTGTGATCAAGGACCACACGGTCTTCTTCACCGGCCGAAAGGCCTAG
- a CDS encoding VOC family protein has translation MPSEHPFKRLAYVYTGTKDFDGDHKFYLEVLGARLVWEFKEFGARVAAFDLGGEPYILLADHVKEPSKRLIYEVEDLKKTTKLLKARGWEPDGEPFEIPDGPCVNFVDKSGNEFALLQMSRPRILESKSEG, from the coding sequence ATGCCGTCTGAGCACCCCTTCAAGCGCCTGGCCTATGTCTACACGGGGACGAAGGACTTCGACGGAGACCACAAGTTCTATCTTGAGGTGCTCGGCGCGCGGCTAGTGTGGGAGTTCAAGGAATTCGGAGCGAGGGTCGCGGCCTTCGACCTCGGCGGAGAGCCGTACATCCTCCTCGCCGACCACGTCAAGGAACCCAGCAAGAGGCTGATCTACGAGGTGGAGGACCTCAAGAAGACCACCAAATTGCTCAAGGCGAGGGGCTGGGAACCGGACGGCGAGCCCTTCGAGATCCCTGACGGCCCCTGCGTCAACTTCGTCGACAAGAGCGGGAACGAGTTCGCACTCCTCCAGATGAGCAGGCCACGGATACTCGAGTCGAAGTCAGAAGGTTAG
- a CDS encoding zinc ribbon domain-containing protein: protein MFCPNCGKQSLPNDKFCHSCGRSLERAATAFSSASPMGQPSQASLPPSAPSEQVKSPAGAAVLNFFLPGMGYVYTGLGRDAGEVVFGFLVFLFYTVGLWGGVIAVSLSNAGIGSGGGGSSGTVSPFDALILLAFLLPFAFAYDGYRRAKFA, encoded by the coding sequence TTGTTCTGCCCCAACTGCGGGAAGCAGTCCCTTCCGAACGACAAGTTCTGCCACAGCTGCGGAAGGAGCCTTGAGAGGGCCGCGACGGCGTTCTCTTCCGCCTCTCCAATGGGCCAGCCTTCCCAGGCTTCGCTCCCGCCGTCGGCTCCCTCTGAGCAGGTCAAGAGTCCGGCCGGCGCAGCCGTCCTGAATTTCTTCCTCCCCGGAATGGGCTACGTCTACACAGGCCTCGGAAGGGACGCGGGGGAGGTGGTCTTCGGCTTCCTTGTCTTCCTGTTCTATACGGTGGGCCTCTGGGGGGGAGTCATCGCGGTCAGCCTCTCCAACGCCGGAATCGGGAGCGGCGGGGGAGGGAGCTCGGGTACAGTGTCGCCCTTCGACGCACTGATCCTCCTGGCCTTCCTGCTGCCGTTCGCATTCGCCTACGACGGCTACAGGCGGGCAAAGTTCGCGTAG